A region of Phoenix dactylifera cultivar Barhee BC4 unplaced genomic scaffold, palm_55x_up_171113_PBpolish2nd_filt_p 000112F, whole genome shotgun sequence DNA encodes the following proteins:
- the LOC103724256 gene encoding polyadenylation and cleavage factor homolog 4-like isoform X3, whose protein sequence is MRHLFGTWKGVFPSAPLQIIEKELGFSPIVNGSSGAAKSRPDSPTQRPPQSIHVNPKYLEARQRLQHSTRVSKAKEIINDDINRAVSSIDDAERSDKAAVIGSTRQWTNPPSKMPNLRPHRVLINNPIHEKKEFRGHEFSSDVPVQSDLGVERVSKRLKERDGLDKPYHGAGINASEMHVSSGVFDVNHAYRVCRSSGSAHLDNQLPSVQDRSIQRTSNNWKNSEEEEYMWDDMNSRAIDNASNNSLIKGGWSTNDENKSANLQKGKLMPLESKHLSSHLNKIDSLSLLMKTAGREGRVPLLEELEEHLQQPHAKHDTDCGIGMETSADSLYMGRDPLEHPTSSIWAPLDMPHSMIGLNHTSSRISSQSEGQPISFRGGLSTSMSSSLVPGSTGMSGQLRQQQSQPPSPSAHSPPSSALLQHQKSHNSIDSDLLPSNSFFPIGQKPMHLPERLSQAPDTPVTQDSFPISAQSHPHHSHSPLTSKTPPSYPSQHLQNSSASGSSAPFAQLRHHLRFLQQPEPNLSVQETQIQSQTSHQIKKSPPLSLSFGSHQIGLPGKNNSDNAAVEISDQPSTSNLLAAIMKSGLLPNHTMNNFQNLNMQPPLPSGSPPIQVVTSSDPSVTPASISPLLSHDNALMLPSMRAVLPPLPPGPLPPSLVHTDRETSNLAISTTNPLSRLLSSLVAKGLISSPATDLPAATSVQLPNKLGNQSSAFASSTSEQKLSNLDISTIRSLAAKEPSGTEDIAPTSAALLPSTVTLKDLLGIEFKPEIIRKFHPEVISSLFDDLEHQCNICGLRFRLQAQLNSHLDWHGLKKCELSSFNRVSRKWYVSLTSWVTGYVGPQCGPLESATSVEKIVLMDKQYEPAVPADESQCICALCGEPFEDIYSAERVEWMYKGAVYLNLTNRQGDMDFMDESAGHVPIVHAKCMSKSSADDMEAALD, encoded by the exons ATGCGACATCTTTTTGGAACGTGGAAAGGAGTCTTCCCCTCTGCTCCACTTCAGATAATTGAGAAAGAACTTGGCTTCTCACCTATTGTCAATGGTTCATCTGGAGCTGCAAAATCAAGGCCGGATTCTCCAACACAGCGTCCGCCCCAAAGTATCCATGTGAATCCAAAATATTTAGAAGCAAGACAGCGCCTTCAACACTCAACTAGGGTAAGCAAA GCAAAGGAAATAATCAATGATGACATCAATCGTGCGGTTAGTTCTATTGATGATGCAGAGAGGTCTGACAAAGCAGCAGTTATTGGAAGCACAAGACAATGGACAAATCCGCCTAGCAAAATGCCT AATCTGCGGCCTCATAGGGTACTGATAAACAATCCCATTCATGAGAAAAAAGAATTCAGAGGCCATGAGTTTTCTTCTGATGTTCCAGTGcagtcggaccttggagttgaaAGGGTAAGCAAGAGACTTAAAGAGCGAGATGGACTTGACAAACCATATCATGGTGCTGGCATAAATGCTTCTGAGATGCATGTCAGCAGTGGTGTTTTCGATGTTAATCATGCTTATAGAGTATGCCGTTCATCTGGATCTGCACACTTAGATAATCAGCTGCCTTCAGTTCAGGATAGAAGCATCCAACGAACATCTAATAACTGGAAGAATTCTGAGGAGGAAGAATATATGTGGGATGATATGAATTCTAGAGCAATAGATAATGCAAGCAATAATAGCCTAATAAAAGGTGGGTGGAGTACTAATGATGAAAATAAATCTGCAAATTTGCAAAAAGGCAAGTTGATGCCTCTAGAGAGCAAGCATCTATCCTCtcatctaaacaaaattgactCCCTATCTCTATTGATGAAGACTGCTGGACGGGAAGGCAGAGTTCCACTACTTGAG GAACTGGAAGAGCACCTTCAGCAGCCCCATGCCAAGCATGATACTGACTGCGGAATAGGTATGGAAACTTCAGCAGATTCACTATACATGGGGCGAGATCCTTTGGAGCATCCTACATCCTCCATTTGGGCCCCACTTGACATGCCACACTCAATGATTGGATTGAACCAtacaagctcaagaatttctaGTCAGTCTGAAGGACAGCCAATTTCTTTTAGGGGTGGTTTATCTACAAGCATGAGTTCATCTTTAGTTCCAGGATCAACTGGAATGTCAGGTCAGCTAAGACAGCAACAGTCGCAGCCTCCATCACCATCTGCACATTCACCTCCATCTTCTGCACTCCTTCAACATCAGAAATCACACAATTCAATtgactctgatcttcttccatctAATTCCTTCTTTCCCATAGGTCAAAAACCTATGCATCTTCCAGAACGGTTGAGTCAAGCACCTGATACACCAGTAACTCAGGATTCTTTTCCTATTTCGGCTCAAAGTCATCCTCATCATTCTCATTCTCCATTAACCTCAAAGACACCTCCATCATATCCTTCTCAACACCTGCAAAACTCATCTGCTTCTGGTTCTTCGGCACCTTTTGCTCAGCTTAGGCATCATCTTCGCTTCTTGCAGCAACCAGAGCCTAATCTATCAGTGCAAGAGACACAAATTCAGTCTCAAACTTCCCATCAGATCAAGAAATCACCACCTCTATCCCTGAGTTTTGGATCTCATCAGATAGGACTTCCTGGAAAGAACAACTCAGATAATGCTGCTGTTGAAATCTCGGACCAACCCAGTACAAGTAATTTATTGGCTGCTATTATGAAGAGTGGACTCTTACCCAACCACACAATGAATAATTTCCAGAACCTGAACATGCAGCCTCCCCTACCTAGCGGGTCTCCTCCTATTCAAGTTGTGACATCATCTGATCCTTCTGTCACTCCTGCATCAATATCACCTCTGTTGTCCCATGACAATGCTCTGATGCTGCCCTCTATGAGAGCTGTGCTTCCTCCCCTACCACCTGGCCCACTGCCTCCATCCTTGGTGCATACCGACAGGGAGACCTCCAATTTAGCTATTTCCACTACAAATCCACTTTCAAGACTTCTGAGCTCATTAGTTGCAAAAGGTTTGATATCTTCACCAGCAACAGATTTGCCAGCTGCAACCTCAGTTCAGCTGCCTAACAAACTAGGGAATCAGAGTAGTGCCTTTGCTAGCAGCACCTCGGAGCAAAAACTTTCAAACTTAGATATCTCAACCATTCGTTCACTAGCAGCGAAAGAGCCTTCTGGCACTGAAGACATTGCTCCAACAAGTGCAGCTTTGTTACCATCCACTGTAACATTGAAGGACCTTTTAGGCATCGAGTTCAAGCCAGAAATCATACGCAAATTTCATCCTGAGGTGATCAGTAGCCTCTTTGATGACCTAGAGCATCAATGCAACATATGTGGCCTAAGATTCAGACTTCAAGCACAGCTCAATAGTCACTTGGATTGGCATGGCCTGAAGAAGTGTGAACTGAGCAGTTTCAACAGAGTTTCTCGAAAATGGTATGTGAGTTTGACTAGTTGGGTCACTGGATATGTGGGACCACAATGTGGGCCATTGGAGTCAGCCACTTCTGTGGAGAAGATTGTCCTAATGGACAAGCAGTATGAGCCAGCAGTTCCTGCAGATGAAAGCCAGTGCATATGTGCACTATGTGGAGAACCATTTGAGGACATTTATTCTGCTGAAAGGGTTGAATGGATGTATAAAGGAGCAGTATATTTAAATCTAACAAATAGGCAAGGTGATATGGATTTCATGGATGAGTCTGCTGGACATGTTCCCATTGTGCATGCTAAGTGTATGTCGAAAAGCTCAGCTGATGACATGGAGGCTGCATTGGACTAG